One part of the Clostridium thermosuccinogenes genome encodes these proteins:
- a CDS encoding transglutaminase domain-containing protein — MDKRLVGKWYTADWGETINIFDEEPLRMKISFSLSGNYNFEPNRVYEKDDYLCFEINDGDQRKVYHVRYVDGFLKGYYIYHGKEIPATYERISEIPEDGQFEFNPHQMVVPYPDVPRIEILKEYAEYDNRQSSNPCCIEYRLYEPVPDILQKYDYKKYIEGYTPTDDRLAFSLLDFVCDHFGHDGTSGFPKGCRVEDIIAYCENHNGKINCRGLAILLAALLRMNGIKASHVTCMPYEDPFDDCHVVTDCILPSGARIMFDPTYRLYLRDSNGEYVSLQRLRKMLINGEVYYPNSEASYNGGRFDLDFQRQYMIKNAFRFSRGTFCADGYDDNSKRRIELIPSNYPIDNFSDQRRSEFVFCESEFWGLMP, encoded by the coding sequence ATGGATAAAAGGCTGGTAGGAAAATGGTATACAGCTGACTGGGGTGAAACAATCAACATATTTGATGAAGAACCGTTACGAATGAAAATATCCTTTTCACTTTCCGGAAATTATAATTTTGAACCAAACCGAGTTTATGAAAAAGATGACTATCTATGCTTTGAAATAAACGATGGAGACCAGCGTAAGGTGTATCACGTACGATACGTAGACGGCTTTTTAAAAGGATATTATATATATCATGGAAAGGAAATACCTGCAACATACGAACGGATCTCCGAGATACCTGAGGACGGACAGTTCGAGTTCAATCCTCATCAGATGGTTGTTCCATATCCCGATGTGCCACGCATTGAAATACTTAAAGAATACGCTGAATACGACAATAGACAATCATCAAATCCCTGTTGCATTGAATACAGGCTTTATGAACCGGTCCCCGACATACTTCAGAAATACGATTACAAAAAGTATATAGAAGGTTATACCCCCACTGATGACAGATTGGCTTTTTCTCTACTTGATTTCGTGTGTGATCACTTTGGTCATGACGGCACGAGCGGATTTCCGAAGGGATGCCGGGTAGAAGATATTATTGCTTACTGCGAAAACCACAACGGAAAGATAAATTGCAGGGGACTTGCCATTCTTCTGGCTGCCTTGCTGCGTATGAACGGGATAAAAGCATCACACGTAACTTGTATGCCCTATGAAGATCCGTTTGACGATTGCCATGTGGTTACTGACTGCATTCTTCCCTCCGGAGCAAGAATCATGTTTGATCCTACATATAGATTATATTTGAGGGACTCTAACGGTGAATATGTTTCACTGCAGAGGCTTCGTAAAATGCTAATTAACGGCGAAGTGTACTATCCCAACTCGGAAGCATCATATAATGGAGGCAGATTCGATTTGGATTTTCAAAGACAGTATATGATTAAAAATGCTTTTCGTTTTTCACGAGGCACTTTCTGTGCTGATGGTTATGATGATAACAGCAAGCGCCGGATTGAATTGATTCCAAGCAATTACCCCATCGATAATTTTAGCGATCAACGGAGGAGTGAATTTGTGTTCTGTGAATCTGAGTTTTGGGGTTTGATGCCTTAA
- a CDS encoding ComEC/Rec2 family competence protein → MKLPGYRSKNRWKMTLATLVYSALVFLIGFGLLNSDLSYREPDVGNNTGKTAEGAIQPDDGMKTGGDEAGGPPRNQEDEVIPGKDETGADYGGGKAAPAKDGKLIIHYIDVGQADSILIITPGKKVMLIDAGNNNDGDDVVEYLRNQGISRIDVAVGTHPHEDHIGGLDTVIRNFDIGKIYMPKAVNATKTFEDVLAAVKDKGLKINTAEGGRDIAIDSRIESLFLAPNSGEYKDLNNYSAVVKLTFVETSFLFAGDAEDVSEEEMLQKGYDLKADVLKVGHHGSSSSTTPEFLEEVDPEYAVIMTGKDNEYGHPHKEVMERLKNKGIKVYRTDQNGTVVVESDGRNITFSTKPGDYTYPEKG, encoded by the coding sequence TTGAAACTACCTGGTTACAGGAGCAAAAACCGCTGGAAAATGACCCTGGCGACCCTGGTTTACAGTGCGCTTGTTTTTCTAATTGGATTTGGCTTACTGAATTCAGACTTATCCTACCGTGAGCCTGATGTGGGAAATAACACAGGAAAGACTGCGGAAGGAGCAATACAGCCTGATGACGGTATGAAAACCGGAGGGGATGAAGCCGGGGGTCCCCCTCGAAATCAAGAAGATGAGGTCATACCCGGTAAGGATGAAACGGGTGCGGATTACGGCGGTGGTAAGGCAGCACCGGCAAAAGATGGAAAGCTCATTATCCATTATATAGATGTAGGCCAGGCTGACAGCATATTGATAATAACGCCGGGCAAAAAGGTTATGCTCATTGATGCAGGCAACAATAACGATGGTGATGATGTGGTGGAGTACTTGAGAAATCAGGGCATAAGCAGGATTGATGTTGCAGTTGGCACTCATCCCCATGAAGATCATATAGGCGGGCTGGATACGGTCATCAGGAATTTTGATATAGGGAAAATTTATATGCCCAAAGCTGTGAATGCGACAAAAACCTTTGAGGATGTCCTGGCAGCGGTCAAGGATAAGGGCCTCAAGATAAACACTGCTGAAGGCGGAAGGGATATTGCCATTGATTCCCGGATTGAGTCCTTGTTTCTTGCCCCCAACAGCGGCGAATATAAGGATCTGAACAACTATTCCGCAGTAGTTAAGCTCACCTTTGTAGAGACTTCTTTTCTCTTTGCCGGCGATGCTGAAGATGTATCGGAGGAGGAGATGCTCCAAAAAGGTTATGATTTGAAAGCAGATGTCCTAAAAGTAGGGCACCACGGGAGCAGTTCATCCACTACACCGGAGTTTTTGGAAGAAGTTGATCCGGAATATGCCGTCATTATGACGGGAAAGGACAATGAATACGGACACCCCCACAAAGAAGTCATGGAACGACTTAAAAATAAGGGGATTAAGGTCTACAGGACGGATCAGAACGGTACTGTGGTAGTTGAAAGTGACGGCAGAAATATAACCTTCAGCACCAAACCGGGAGACTACACCTATCCGGAAAAAGGATAG
- a CDS encoding phosphotransferase, with amino-acid sequence MDHIKTFSLYGSESPKQIALHNSSRGENDIRMTYIVEFPNMDKLAVKVTKNSFTTPERVKGWAELIEHYNNLGIYCPKIVRNKNGEYCSNIDGYLVFAEEYMKYKPAAGRNESLTGDQKYERKLYESIGLVAANPAPLVPWHTAYCIYDKFDITDEYDENYQCAMELRDYYRDNIPEHAMRAQKLFEEYCRRREKFEPIYRLLPKSVFQGDINDSNILVDEAGDFKGMIDFNLSGTETILNYAFCESFCCLEDDSEIDVLLDTEALKKRDAWTAQRLAWIGKHYKFTDEEREAFNEYYNIVAPFRWTYHCFFLSLLKNREKYPEGRKYAGHILDWTEYQMTRSDVSSLLP; translated from the coding sequence ATGGATCATATTAAAACATTTAGTCTTTACGGGTCGGAATCTCCAAAGCAAATAGCTTTGCATAACAGTTCCCGCGGTGAAAATGATATTCGAATGACTTATATTGTTGAGTTCCCGAATATGGATAAGCTTGCGGTCAAGGTAACTAAAAATTCCTTTACAACGCCAGAACGTGTAAAAGGGTGGGCAGAGCTTATCGAGCACTACAATAATCTCGGTATATATTGTCCTAAAATAGTGCGTAATAAAAATGGTGAATATTGCTCAAACATTGACGGATACCTGGTTTTCGCCGAAGAATATATGAAATACAAGCCGGCTGCCGGAAGGAACGAGAGTCTTACCGGTGATCAGAAATACGAGAGAAAGCTATATGAATCAATAGGTCTTGTTGCAGCAAATCCAGCACCACTTGTGCCATGGCATACGGCATACTGCATTTATGATAAATTTGACATAACAGATGAATATGATGAAAATTACCAGTGTGCTATGGAGCTTCGGGATTATTATCGAGACAACATACCTGAGCATGCAATGCGGGCACAAAAGCTTTTCGAAGAATACTGCCGCCGAAGGGAGAAATTTGAGCCTATATACCGTTTGCTCCCTAAGTCGGTTTTTCAGGGTGACATAAACGATTCAAATATCCTTGTCGATGAAGCAGGTGATTTCAAGGGAATGATTGATTTCAACCTCTCCGGTACGGAAACAATTTTAAACTATGCTTTCTGTGAAAGTTTTTGCTGCCTAGAGGATGATTCGGAAATCGATGTGCTTCTTGACACTGAAGCTTTGAAAAAGCGTGATGCATGGACTGCACAGCGCCTGGCATGGATTGGAAAGCACTATAAATTCACCGATGAAGAAAGGGAAGCTTTTAACGAGTACTACAATATAGTGGCTCCGTTTCGATGGACATATCATTGCTTTTTCCTGTCACTTCTGAAAAATAGAGAAAAATATCCGGAAGGGAGGAAATATGCAGGACATATTCTTGACTGGACGGAATATCAGATGACAAGAAGTGATGTAAGCAGCTTGCTTCCATAA
- the rnhA gene encoding ribonuclease HI: MKKVIIYTDGACSGNPGAGGWGAILKYGEHEKEISGYEDNTTNNKMELTAAIEALKLLKEPCEVELYSDSAYLVNAFNNNWVEKWKNNGWKNAGKEEVKNIELWKQLDEMTKRHRITWIKVKGHADNEYNNRCDKLATDEVKRNRKE; the protein is encoded by the coding sequence ATGAAAAAAGTCATTATATACACAGACGGTGCATGTTCAGGCAATCCTGGAGCCGGAGGCTGGGGTGCCATACTGAAGTACGGCGAACACGAGAAGGAAATATCCGGCTATGAAGACAACACCACCAACAATAAAATGGAGCTCACCGCTGCAATAGAGGCGCTAAAGCTGCTTAAGGAGCCGTGTGAAGTCGAGCTTTACAGCGACAGCGCATACCTGGTCAATGCCTTCAACAATAATTGGGTGGAAAAGTGGAAAAACAACGGATGGAAAAATGCAGGCAAAGAAGAAGTGAAAAATATTGAGCTTTGGAAGCAATTGGACGAAATGACAAAAAGGCATAGAATCACATGGATAAAGGTAAAGGGGCATGCGGATAATGAATACAACAACCGTTGCGACAAGCTGGCAACGGATGAAGTGAAGAGAAACAGGAAGGAATGA
- a CDS encoding D-alanyl-D-alanine carboxypeptidase family protein — protein sequence MLKKIIIYSLLFAIIFTMPIASTVLAGADSDVEVFTQTSGSGNALNLKAKGAILIDGTTGTVLFEHNSRERLPMASVTKIMTMLLTMEAIDTGRISYDDMIPASPHAISIGTTQLWLKEGEEFSVRDMLKAVTIRSANDAAIMLAEKIAGSEEAFVAKMNEKAAELGMKDTKFMDCSGLTDEGQYSTAYDIAIMSRELLTKYPEIIEYTTKWHDTIRDGKTSLDNTNKLIRSYDGIIGLKTGYTEAAGYNLSAAAKRNNLMLISVVLGEPDSNTRFRESAKLLDYGFANYELADVNKKGEELLTIEVKKGLSKNVVGVLKSDVQLLLPKGYKGKIERKVRAVEELVAPVAEGQKIGEAVYLMDGKEINKADIVAQYGVEKTTFTRLLIKMLSMWFCIGRR from the coding sequence GTGTTGAAAAAAATTATAATATATAGTCTGCTTTTTGCTATTATTTTTACAATGCCTATAGCATCAACTGTTCTGGCCGGAGCCGACAGTGATGTCGAAGTATTTACGCAAACCTCGGGTAGTGGAAATGCTCTGAACTTAAAGGCTAAAGGAGCAATATTGATAGACGGTACTACGGGAACAGTCCTTTTTGAGCATAACAGCCGTGAAAGGCTGCCCATGGCCAGCGTTACAAAGATAATGACTATGCTTTTGACCATGGAGGCGATAGACACAGGACGGATAAGCTATGATGATATGATTCCGGCATCCCCGCATGCCATTTCGATTGGTACGACCCAGCTATGGTTGAAGGAAGGCGAGGAGTTTTCAGTAAGGGATATGCTAAAGGCTGTTACTATCCGTTCGGCTAACGACGCTGCAATTATGCTTGCTGAGAAGATTGCCGGAAGCGAGGAGGCCTTTGTTGCCAAGATGAATGAAAAGGCAGCCGAGCTTGGAATGAAGGATACCAAGTTTATGGACTGCAGCGGTCTCACTGATGAAGGCCAGTACAGCACTGCCTATGATATTGCCATAATGTCACGGGAACTCCTGACCAAATACCCTGAAATAATTGAATATACTACCAAATGGCATGATACCATAAGGGACGGCAAGACATCTCTGGACAACACCAACAAACTGATTAGGAGTTATGACGGTATAATCGGCCTTAAAACCGGTTACACGGAAGCTGCAGGCTATAACCTTTCTGCTGCGGCTAAAAGGAACAACCTTATGCTCATATCGGTGGTTCTTGGCGAACCGGATTCCAACACAAGGTTTAGGGAGTCGGCAAAACTCCTGGATTATGGTTTCGCCAATTATGAATTGGCAGATGTGAACAAAAAGGGTGAAGAGCTTTTGACGATCGAAGTAAAAAAAGGTTTATCAAAAAATGTAGTGGGTGTGTTAAAAAGCGATGTTCAGCTCTTGCTTCCAAAAGGGTATAAGGGCAAAATCGAGCGAAAAGTGAGAGCCGTCGAAGAACTGGTTGCACCGGTTGCCGAAGGCCAGAAAATTGGAGAGGCAGTATATCTGATGGACGGAAAAGAAATCAACAAAGCAGATATAGTTGCTCAGTACGGTGTTGAGAAAACAACCTTCACCAGACTGCTGATAAAAATGCTGTCCATGTGGTTTTGCATAGGAAGAAGATAA
- the spoIIM gene encoding stage II sporulation protein M, whose product MLSKARGILTRHIKNNIKTYFFLLMTFVVGVSAGAFTVNGLSTMQREELTYYFQGFLQLLDNQKVDNIELLKLGFMENIKIIGLLWGLGVTIIGIPFIFIIIGIRGFITGFTSGFIIGMLGWKGIVFTLLALLPKEFIIIPCLISLGVSGINFSRNIIKKKSMHHLSKGNLKTSFIAYCMVTLFFTCFIFAGVLMEAYVTPVFIRMIRPMITS is encoded by the coding sequence TTGCTGTCAAAAGCTCGAGGTATTCTTACAAGACACATAAAAAACAATATAAAAACGTATTTCTTCCTGCTTATGACCTTTGTTGTAGGAGTATCTGCCGGTGCTTTTACAGTAAATGGATTAAGTACCATGCAACGGGAAGAGCTCACATATTATTTTCAGGGCTTTCTGCAGCTTCTAGACAATCAAAAAGTTGATAATATTGAGCTTTTAAAGCTTGGATTTATGGAGAATATTAAGATTATCGGACTGCTATGGGGTCTGGGAGTGACAATAATCGGAATACCTTTCATTTTTATAATAATTGGCATAAGGGGTTTCATAACTGGCTTCACTTCAGGTTTCATAATCGGAATGTTGGGATGGAAAGGCATAGTTTTTACACTGCTGGCTCTTTTACCCAAGGAATTCATAATAATACCCTGTTTAATCTCTCTTGGAGTTAGCGGAATAAACTTTTCCAGGAATATCATTAAGAAAAAATCCATGCATCATTTATCCAAAGGCAATTTAAAAACCAGTTTCATAGCATACTGCATGGTTACGCTGTTTTTTACCTGCTTTATATTTGCCGGTGTTTTGATGGAGGCATATGTCACTCCGGTTTTTATCAGGATGATAAGGCCAATGATTACATCATGA
- a CDS encoding DUF3006 domain-containing protein, whose product MIRLLVVIDRFEGRFAVCEGEDGRMINIEKERIPDSAREGDVLSFNGETITIDEEETKRRRERILKLAEDVWE is encoded by the coding sequence GTGATCCGTCTGCTGGTCGTAATTGACAGGTTTGAAGGAAGATTTGCCGTATGTGAAGGCGAGGACGGAAGGATGATAAATATAGAAAAAGAGAGAATCCCCGATTCTGCCAGGGAAGGAGATGTGCTTTCCTTCAATGGTGAAACCATCACAATTGACGAGGAAGAGACAAAGAGAAGGCGGGAAAGGATTCTGAAACTGGCAGAAGATGTCTGGGAATGA
- a CDS encoding NUDIX domain-containing protein, giving the protein MNYEEKTVSREHKYKGNIISVDMLTVTLPDGRQATRDVVKHPGASVVIPLNENGELYMVRQYRKPIDRTSLELPAGKLDPGEAPEVCAQRELKEETGLEAGEIKHVISVHSTPGFCNEVLHMYIATQLKEGESCADEDEFISTEKIPVQKLIGMILNHEITDAKTIIGVLLADKILKGEISI; this is encoded by the coding sequence ATGAATTACGAAGAAAAAACAGTTTCCAGAGAGCACAAGTATAAGGGAAATATAATAAGCGTGGATATGCTTACAGTGACCCTTCCGGACGGAAGACAAGCTACAAGGGATGTGGTGAAACATCCGGGGGCATCGGTGGTTATACCTTTGAATGAAAACGGGGAATTGTATATGGTTAGGCAGTACAGGAAACCTATAGACAGGACTTCACTGGAACTTCCTGCCGGAAAACTGGATCCCGGGGAAGCTCCGGAAGTTTGCGCCCAAAGGGAGTTAAAGGAAGAAACCGGTCTGGAGGCAGGGGAAATAAAACATGTAATCAGTGTGCACAGCACACCGGGATTCTGCAATGAGGTGCTTCACATGTACATAGCCACCCAACTTAAGGAAGGAGAATCCTGCGCTGACGAAGACGAATTCATATCAACGGAGAAAATCCCTGTGCAAAAGCTCATCGGAATGATTCTTAATCATGAGATTACTGACGCCAAAACCATAATCGGAGTGCTTCTTGCAGACAAGATACTTAAGGGTGAAATCAGCATATAA
- a CDS encoding phosphopentomutase encodes MKRVILIVLDSVGMGELPDAGKYGDTGSNTLGNIAERIKGFSLPELEKLGLGNIDGMKGIKKSDKAEGCYGRMAEQSAGKDTTTGHWEIAGLILKKPFPVYPEGFPADIIERFEKAIGTKIIGNVAASGTEIIKQLGREHVRTGYPIVYTSADSVFQIAAHEEVIPVEKLYEMCAKAREIMSGEHAVGRVIARPFAGEEGNYKRTDRRRDFSLSPFDKTILDYVSEAGYEVKAVGKIEDIFNKQGITEAVHTHDNMDGVDRTLSYMEKDFEGMIFTNLVDFDMLFGHRNDVEGYARALKEFDRRVPEILDRLKEDDMLIITADHGCDPTTESTDHSREYVPLLVYGKKLKQNVNLGTRGTFADISATIAEFFGIKSTGNGTSFYNSIA; translated from the coding sequence ATGAAGAGAGTCATTTTGATAGTATTGGACAGCGTAGGTATGGGAGAACTGCCTGACGCAGGCAAATATGGAGATACAGGCAGCAACACCCTGGGCAATATTGCAGAGAGGATAAAAGGATTCAGTCTTCCTGAGCTTGAGAAGCTCGGGTTGGGAAATATCGACGGGATGAAGGGAATAAAGAAATCAGATAAGGCGGAAGGATGCTATGGGAGAATGGCTGAGCAATCTGCGGGGAAGGATACGACCACCGGACACTGGGAGATCGCAGGGCTGATCTTGAAAAAGCCTTTCCCTGTGTATCCTGAAGGGTTTCCGGCAGATATAATTGAAAGGTTTGAAAAAGCCATAGGCACAAAGATAATTGGAAATGTAGCAGCATCCGGGACGGAGATTATAAAGCAACTGGGAAGAGAACATGTGAGAACCGGATATCCGATTGTATATACCTCTGCGGACAGCGTGTTCCAGATAGCTGCTCATGAAGAAGTGATTCCGGTAGAAAAGCTGTATGAAATGTGCGCCAAAGCCCGGGAGATAATGAGTGGGGAGCATGCCGTAGGCAGAGTTATCGCCCGCCCTTTTGCCGGCGAAGAAGGAAATTATAAAAGGACCGACCGTAGGCGGGATTTTTCCTTAAGCCCTTTTGACAAAACGATACTGGATTATGTGTCGGAGGCTGGGTATGAAGTCAAAGCAGTAGGTAAAATAGAGGACATATTTAATAAGCAAGGTATAACGGAAGCGGTTCATACCCATGACAACATGGATGGTGTGGACAGGACCTTGTCCTATATGGAGAAAGATTTTGAAGGTATGATTTTTACCAACCTGGTGGATTTTGATATGCTGTTCGGGCACAGGAATGATGTGGAAGGATATGCCAGAGCCTTGAAGGAGTTTGACAGAAGAGTGCCTGAAATACTTGACAGGCTGAAGGAAGACGACATGCTGATCATCACTGCCGATCACGGATGTGATCCGACAACGGAGAGCACAGATCATTCTAGAGAGTATGTTCCCCTGCTTGTATATGGGAAAAAGCTTAAGCAAAACGTAAACTTGGGCACGAGGGGCACTTTTGCCGACATAAGCGCAACTATAGCTGAATTCTTTGGGATTAAGTCTACCGGAAATGGTACAAGCTTCTACAACAGTATCGCATAA
- the proC gene encoding pyrroline-5-carboxylate reductase → MDIKLGIKLGFIGAGNMGSAMMKGILSSGLIKAGDIYMSDVNRRKLEALKEENGVNIVSCNRELVEKSDVIILAVKPNMAKEVLEPLKELIDDKKLLITIILGLPIKFYRRILGDGLKIIRTMPNTPALIGEGMILMSYDSAVGEEDIKTAKMLLESLGKVEVLDEKLMSEVTAVTGSSPAYVYMFIEAMADAAVRSGIPRNLAYELAAQAVAGSAKMVLRTGKHPGILKDEVCSPAGSTIEAVAALEKHGFRYAIMDAMEECTKKAREVGKMYE, encoded by the coding sequence ATGGATATAAAATTAGGTATAAAATTAGGGTTTATCGGAGCGGGGAATATGGGCTCCGCAATGATGAAAGGAATTCTTTCGTCAGGGCTTATCAAAGCCGGAGACATATATATGTCGGATGTCAATCGCCGGAAGCTGGAAGCTTTAAAGGAGGAAAACGGTGTAAACATCGTTTCCTGCAATAGGGAGCTGGTGGAAAAATCCGATGTGATCATACTTGCTGTGAAACCCAACATGGCAAAGGAAGTTTTGGAACCGTTAAAAGAACTGATTGATGATAAAAAGCTTCTGATAACGATAATTCTGGGGCTGCCTATAAAGTTTTACAGGAGAATATTGGGAGACGGGCTGAAAATAATACGTACGATGCCTAACACTCCTGCTCTGATAGGTGAGGGAATGATACTTATGTCCTATGACAGCGCGGTGGGAGAGGAAGATATAAAGACAGCGAAAATGCTTCTGGAAAGCCTGGGCAAAGTGGAAGTATTGGATGAAAAGCTGATGAGCGAGGTTACGGCAGTAACCGGAAGCAGCCCGGCCTATGTATATATGTTTATTGAAGCTATGGCTGACGCGGCAGTCCGGTCGGGGATTCCGAGAAACCTCGCCTATGAACTGGCAGCTCAGGCAGTTGCGGGATCTGCGAAAATGGTGCTTAGGACCGGAAAACATCCTGGCATTTTGAAGGATGAGGTATGTTCGCCTGCCGGGTCGACGATTGAAGCTGTTGCTGCCTTGGAAAAACACGGTTTCAGGTATGCAATAATGGATGCCATGGAGGAATGCACCAAGAAGGCCAGGGAAGTAGGCAAAATGTATGAGTAA
- a CDS encoding 3'-5' exonuclease: MNYIIFDLELNSKPFKNRHPNEIIEIGAVKLNEDLDVLGTFQSFVKPKLYKKLFSVVKNKTHITQADVNNAEDFKSVITRFRQWIGKDYILCSWGHDDMHHLKSNCEFQRIGSKWIRGSIDIQKQFSRISGLPAGHSFSLKSALERLEIPIRDELHRADIDALYTAEIFKRIYDKLDTQVVAPQNKAKKGLIGGDPSAGRN, from the coding sequence GTGAATTACATAATTTTTGATCTGGAATTGAACAGCAAGCCTTTCAAAAACCGGCACCCTAACGAAATAATAGAAATCGGTGCGGTAAAATTAAATGAGGATCTGGATGTGCTGGGCACATTTCAATCCTTTGTGAAACCCAAATTATATAAAAAACTGTTTTCCGTAGTTAAAAACAAAACCCATATAACTCAAGCGGACGTCAATAATGCGGAGGATTTCAAAAGTGTGATCACACGATTTCGTCAATGGATTGGAAAGGATTATATATTATGCAGTTGGGGACATGATGATATGCATCATCTTAAGTCTAATTGTGAATTTCAGCGTATCGGCTCCAAATGGATAAGGGGAAGCATAGATATCCAGAAACAGTTTTCAAGGATAAGTGGTCTGCCGGCAGGCCATTCATTCAGCCTCAAGAGCGCTTTGGAGAGGCTGGAAATACCCATAAGGGATGAACTTCACAGGGCAGACATTGATGCTTTGTATACAGCTGAAATATTTAAGCGGATATATGATAAACTGGACACTCAGGTTGTAGCACCACAGAATAAAGCGAAAAAAGGACTTATCGGAGGTGATCCGTCTGCTGGTCGTAATTGA
- a CDS encoding site-2 protease family protein: MFDFDIERILLTLPGILLALSFHEFAHALASDRLGDPTPRAQGRLTLNPLPHIDFIGFMLLIFAGFGWARPVSVDSRYYKNPRRDKVIVSAAGPAMNLFLAAVFAVFLKILVVYGEKTSMSVTLFGTVASMFLYTININLVLFLFNLLPIPPLDGFHILAEIIPPRRYKIIYILQQYSTIILIIIVITPIVSFIIRPPIRFIFSALMRLLNMPMFI, translated from the coding sequence ATGTTTGATTTTGATATTGAGAGAATTCTGTTAACATTGCCGGGCATTTTGTTGGCTCTTTCTTTCCACGAATTTGCCCATGCGCTTGCTTCCGATCGATTGGGAGACCCTACACCCAGGGCCCAGGGAAGGCTTACACTGAATCCTCTTCCCCATATAGACTTCATAGGTTTCATGCTATTGATATTTGCCGGCTTTGGCTGGGCAAGACCGGTGTCTGTGGATTCCAGGTACTATAAAAATCCAAGACGCGACAAAGTTATAGTATCCGCCGCAGGACCGGCAATGAACCTGTTTCTTGCTGCGGTATTCGCTGTTTTTCTAAAAATTCTTGTCGTATATGGTGAAAAAACATCCATGAGTGTTACGTTGTTCGGCACTGTGGCAAGCATGTTTCTCTACACCATCAATATAAACCTTGTCCTGTTCCTGTTTAATCTTCTGCCCATCCCACCCCTTGACGGTTTTCATATTCTGGCTGAAATCATTCCGCCAAGAAGGTACAAGATAATTTACATTTTGCAGCAGTATAGCACGATAATACTGATCATCATAGTCATAACTCCAATTGTTTCATTTATCATCAGGCCTCCCATCAGATTTATATTCAGTGCTCTTATGAGGCTGCTCAATATGCCTATGTTTATATGA
- the xerD gene encoding site-specific tyrosine recombinase XerD, whose translation MEALVQKFISFLERDKRLSANTLQSYRRDVDQYITYLREINLLNISNTNKTTIIAYLLHLQKKGRATSTISRNLASIRSFYQYLSKNRIIDNDPTTGLESPKVEKKLPQILSTQEVELLLEQPKCVDLKGYRDKAMLELLYASGIRVSELISLDVEDVNLETGFIRCSKGNRERMIPIGSIAMSALQDYLTNARDMMIHSKDEKALFVNVNGKRLTRQGFWKIIKQYKNMAKINKDITPHTLRHSFAAHLLENGADLRSIQEMLGHSDISSTQIYAQIAKNKIKDIYKKTHPRA comes from the coding sequence ATGGAAGCATTAGTACAAAAATTTATTAGCTTTCTCGAAAGGGATAAGCGGCTATCAGCAAATACACTGCAGTCATACAGAAGGGATGTAGACCAGTATATTACATATTTGCGGGAGATAAATCTGCTTAATATATCCAACACCAATAAAACCACGATAATTGCTTATCTTCTTCACTTGCAGAAAAAAGGGCGTGCTACATCCACAATTTCCAGAAATCTCGCTTCAATCCGGTCCTTTTACCAGTATTTATCCAAGAACAGAATCATTGATAATGACCCGACCACCGGACTTGAATCGCCGAAAGTTGAAAAAAAGCTGCCGCAGATATTGTCAACACAGGAAGTTGAACTTCTGCTCGAGCAACCTAAATGTGTTGACTTAAAAGGATATAGGGATAAAGCGATGCTGGAATTGCTGTATGCTTCCGGCATTAGAGTGTCGGAACTGATATCCCTGGATGTGGAGGATGTAAACTTAGAAACAGGGTTCATCCGGTGCAGCAAAGGCAACAGGGAAAGGATGATTCCCATCGGGTCGATTGCCATGAGCGCCTTACAGGATTATCTGACCAACGCAAGGGATATGATGATTCATAGCAAGGATGAAAAAGCCTTGTTTGTTAACGTGAACGGAAAGAGGCTGACCCGTCAGGGATTCTGGAAGATTATCAAGCAGTACAAGAACATGGCGAAAATCAACAAGGATATCACGCCTCATACCTTGAGGCATTCCTTCGCCGCCCACCTGCTGGAAAATGGCGCTGATTTGCGTTCCATACAGGAAATGCTCGGACATTCCGATATTTCCTCCACGCAAATTTATGCTCAGATAGCAAAGAATAAGATAAAAGATATATACAAGAAAACGCATCCAAGAGCATAA